The following are encoded in a window of Helicoverpa armigera isolate CAAS_96S chromosome 24, ASM3070526v1, whole genome shotgun sequence genomic DNA:
- the LOC110382749 gene encoding UDP-glycosyltransferase UGT5 isoform X2, with translation MMSFCLFILVLSITCNDAARILAVFPVPSISHQVVFRPLTQELARRGHEVTVITPDPVFTNGEAPANLTEIDVHFTYEDWKKFYETTSGDNNDLLEQLQTAYILIDRIFEIQMRVDKVQTILKEQKFDLLLLEACAKPALALSHVFKVPVIQVSSLGPIFFNSDIVGSAWHPLLYPINFSLKLNNLTKWDKLMEFWTLYRIVSMMQQVDQVEDETAKRLFGPDVPPMSELKNNVDMLFVNIHPLWDTNRPVPPSVIYMGGLHQKPQKELPQDLKRYLDSSKNGVVYISFGTNVKPSQLPAEKIQILVKVFSELPYDVLWKWDEDELPGRSSNIRISKWLPQSDLLRHPNIKVFITQGGQQSTDEAITAGVPLIGVPMLGDQWFNVEKYITHEIGVRLDIETLTQEEFKNAITEVIGDKKYRQNIKKFSEIVRDEPMPPLERAVWWTEHVLRHGGARHLRSPAANMSWTQFLELELVLTVLSVVLGFVLSLSLLLYYSYKHLDISPKQKLKDN, from the exons ATGAtgtcgttttgtttgtttatattagtACTATCAATTACATGTAACGATGCGGCTAGAATATTGGCTGTGTTCCCAGTACCGTCTATCAGTCATCAAGTAGTGTTCCGACCTCTTACTCAAGAACTTGCCAGGCGAGGACATGAAGTCACGGTCATCACACCAGATCCTGTCTTTACAAATGGAGAAGCACCAGCTAATCTCACAGAAATTGACGTCCACTTTACTTATGAAGACtggaaaaagttttatgaaactACTTCGGGGGATAATAACGATCTTTTAGAACAATTGCAAACAGCATACATATTGATAGATCGGATATTTGAAATTCAGATGAGGGTGGATAAAGTGCAAACGATATTAAAAGAACAAAAGTTTGATTTGCTCTTACTAGAAGCTTGTGCGAAGCCCGCTTTGGCTCTATCACATGTTTTCAAAGTGCCGGTGATTCAAGTGTCATCGCTTGGTCCAATTTTCTTTAATTCAGATATTGTTGGGTCGGCCTGGCATCCTTTGCTGTATCCGATTAATTTTAGTCTTAAACTGAACAATCTGACCAAGTGGGACAAATTAATGGAGTTCTGGACATTATACAGAATAGTCAGTATGATGCAACAAGTGGACCAAGTAGAGGATGAAACGGCTAAAAGATTGTTTGGACCAGATGTACCACCGATGAGTGAATTGAAAAATAACGTTGACATGCTGTTTGTGAATATTCATCCTCTATGGGATACAAATCGTCCAGTTCCTCCCAGCGTTATTTATATGGGTGGCTTGCATCAGAAACCTCAAAAGGAGTTGCCTCAA GATCTCAAACGTTATTTGGACTCTTCAAAGAATGGCGTGGTGTACATCAGCTTTGGTACAAATGTCAAACCGTCACAGTTACCTGCAGAAAAGATACAAATACTGGTCAAAGTATTCTCTGAGCTACCTTACGACGTGCTGTGGAAGTGGGACGAAGATGAGCTCCCTGGACGTTCTAGCAATATTAGGATATCTAAGTGGCTGCCACAGTCAGATCTATTAA GGCATCCTAACATCAAGGTGTTCATAACGCAAGGAGGTCAACAATCAACTGATGAAGCTATAACGGCAGGAGTACCTCTGATTGGTGTACCAATGTTAGGCGACCAATGGTTCAACGTCGAAAAGTATATAACACACGAAATTGGAGTCAGACTTGATATAGAAACGTTGACACAGGAAGAATTTAAGAATGCTATAACTGAAGTCATTGGAGATAAAAA GTATCGtcagaacataaaaaaattcagCGAGATTGTCCGCGATGAGCCAATGCCACCGTTGGAGCGTGCGGTGTGGTGGACGGAGCACGTGTTGCGTCACGGCGGCGCGCGACATCTGCGCTCTCCCGCCGCCAACATGTCGTGGACACAGTTTCTTGAACTAGAATTAGTGCTTACCGTATTAAGTGTTGTCTTaggttttgttttatcattgtCTCTTCTACTTTATTACTCTTACAAGCATTTGGATATAAGTCCAAAACAGAAGCTAAAAGACAATTAG
- the LOC110382749 gene encoding UDP-glucosyltransferase 2 isoform X3, which translates to MMSFCLFILVLSITCNDAARILAVFPVPSISHQVVFRPLTQELARRGHEVTVITPDPVFTNGEAPANLTEIDVHFTYEDWKKFYETTSGDNNDLLEQLQTAYILIDRIFEIQMRVDKVQTILKEQKFDLLLLEACAKPALALSHVFKVPVIQVSSLGPIFFNSDIVGSAWHPLLYPINFSLKLNNLTKWDKLMEFWTLYRIVSMMQQVDQVEDETAKRLFGPDVPPMSELKNNVDMLFVNIHPLWDTNRPVPPSVIYMGGLHQKPQKELPQDLKSYLDSSKNGVVYISFGTNVKPSRLPAEKIQILIKVFSELPYDVLWKWDEDDLPGRSSNVRIEKWLPQSDLLRHPKIKVFITQGGQQSTDEAITAGVPLIGVPMLGDQWFNVEKYITHEIGVRLDIETLTEEEFKNAITEVIGDKKYRQNMKKFGEIIRDEPMTPLERAVWWTEHVLRHGGARHLRSPAANMSWTQFLELELVFTVLSVVLGFVLLLSFLLYYSYKHFVLSPKQKLKDN; encoded by the exons ATGAtgtcgttttgtttgtttatattagtACTATCAATTACATGTAACGATGCGGCTAGAATATTGGCTGTGTTCCCAGTACCGTCTATCAGTCATCAAGTAGTGTTCCGACCTCTTACTCAAGAACTTGCCAGGCGAGGACATGAAGTCACGGTCATCACACCAGATCCTGTCTTTACAAATGGAGAAGCACCAGCTAATCTCACAGAAATTGACGTCCACTTTACTTATGAAGACtggaaaaagttttatgaaactACTTCGGGGGATAATAACGATCTTTTAGAACAATTGCAAACAGCATACATATTGATAGATCGGATATTTGAAATTCAGATGAGGGTGGATAAAGTGCAAACGATATTAAAAGAACAAAAGTTTGATTTGCTCTTACTAGAAGCTTGTGCGAAGCCCGCTTTGGCTCTATCACATGTTTTCAAAGTGCCGGTGATTCAAGTGTCATCGCTTGGTCCAATTTTCTTTAATTCAGATATTGTTGGGTCGGCCTGGCATCCTTTGCTGTATCCGATTAATTTTAGTCTTAAACTGAACAATCTGACCAAGTGGGACAAATTAATGGAGTTCTGGACATTATACAGAATAGTCAGTATGATGCAACAAGTGGACCAAGTAGAGGATGAAACGGCTAAAAGATTGTTTGGACCAGATGTACCACCGATGAGTGAATTGAAAAATAACGTTGACATGCTGTTTGTGAATATTCATCCTCTATGGGATACAAATCGTCCAGTTCCTCCCAGCGTTATTTATATGGGTGGCTTGCATCAGAAACCTCAAAAGGAGTTGCCTCAA GATCTCAAAAGTTATTTGGACTCCTCAAAGAATGGCGTGGTATACATCAGCTTTGGTACAAATGTCAAACCTTCACGGTTACCTGCAGAGAAGATACAAATACTCATCAAAGTATTCTCTGAGCTACCTTACGATGTGCTGTGGAAGTGGGATGAAGATGACCTCCCCGGACGCTCTAGTAACGTAAGGATAGAAAAATGGCTGCCTCAGTCAGACCTGTTAA GGCATCCTAAAATCAAGGTGTTCATAACGCAAGGAGGTCAACAATCAACAGATGAAGCTATAACAGCAGGAGTACCTCTGATTGGTGTTCCAATGTTGGGGGATCAATGGTTCAACGTAGAGAAGTATATAACACATGAGATTGGAGTCAGGCTTGATATAGAAACGTTGACAGAGGAAGAATTTAAGAATGCCATAACAGAAGTCATTggagataaaaa GTATCGTCAGAACATGAAAAAGTTTGGTGAAATAATCCGTGATGAGCCAATGACACCGTTGGAGCGTGCGGTGTGGTGGACGGAGCACGTGCTGCGTCACGGCGGCGCGCGACATCTGCGCTCTCCCGCCGCCAACATGTCGTGGACGCAGTTCCTCGAACTAGAACTAGTGTTTACTGTATTAAGTGTTGTCttaggttttgttttattattgtcattCCTACTTTATTACTCTTACAagcattttgttttaagtccaaAACAGAAGCTAAAAGACAATTAG
- the LOC110382749 gene encoding UDP-glucosyltransferase 2 isoform X1 has translation MGSRLILFLIVFPNGRTMMSLALCILVISITYNDAARILAVFPVPSISHQVVFRPLTQELARRGHEVTVITPDPVFTNEKAPANLTEIDVHFTYDVWKKFYETTSGVNNDLIEQTHTAFDLMNRIFEVQMKVDKVQKMLKEQKFDLLLLEACVKPALVLSHILKVPVIQVSSFGPIFFNSATVGSAWHPLLYPINYVLKLNNLTKWDKLKELWSLYKIISVMQQVEQEENKTVKKLFGPDVPAMSELKNNVDMLFVNIHPLWDSNRPVPPSVIHMGGLHQKPQKELPQDLKSYLDSSKNGVVYISFGTNVKPSRLPAEKIQILIKVFSELPYDVLWKWDEDDLPGRSSNVRIEKWLPQSDLLRHPKIKVFITQGGQQSTDEAITAGVPLIGVPMLGDQWFNVEKYITHEIGVRLDIETLTEEEFKNAITEVIGDKKYRQNMKKFGEIIRDEPMTPLERAVWWTEHVLRHGGARHLRSPAANMSWTQFLELELVFTVLSVVLGFVLLLSFLLYYSYKHFVLSPKQKLKDN, from the exons ATGGGATCGCGTCTCATTTTGTTTCTCATAGTATTCCCAAACGGTCGTACCATGATGTCGCTGGCCTTGTGTATATTGGTAATATCAATTACTTACAACGATGCGGCTAGAATACTGGCAGTGTTTCCTGTACCGTCTATCAGTCATCAAGTAGTGTTCCGACCTCTTACTCAAGAACTTGCTAGGCGAGGACATGAAGTCACGGTCATCACACCAGATCCTGTCTTCACAAATGAAAAAGCACCAGCCAATCTTACAGAAATTGACGTCCACTTTACTTACGATGTAtggaaaaagttttatgaaactACTTCGGGAGTTAATAATGATCTAATAGAACAAACTCATACAGCATTTGACTTGATGAATCGGATATTTGAAGTTCAAATGAAGGTGGATAAAGTGcaaaaaatgttaaaagaacAAAAGTTTGATTTGCTCCTACTAGAAGCTTGTGTGAAACCCGCTTTGGTTCTATCTCACATTCTCAAAGTGCCTGTGATTCAAGTGTCATCGTTTGGTCCTATTTTCTTCAATTCAGCAACTGTTGGATCAGCTTGGCATCCTTTGCTGTATCCAATTAATTATGTTCTCAAACTTAACAACCTAACCAAGTGGGACAAATTAAAGGAGTTGTGGagcttatataaaataataagtgtaaTGCAACAAGTGGAGCAAGAAGagaataaaacagtaaaaaaattgtttggacCAGATGTACCAGCGATGAGTGAATTGAAAAATAACGTTGACATGTTATTTGTGAATATTCATCCTCTATGGGATTCAAATCGTCCAGTTCCTCCCAGTGTTATTCATATGGGTGGTTTGCATCAGAAACCTCAAAAGGAGTTGCCTCAA GATCTCAAAAGTTATTTGGACTCCTCAAAGAATGGCGTGGTATACATCAGCTTTGGTACAAATGTCAAACCTTCACGGTTACCTGCAGAGAAGATACAAATACTCATCAAAGTATTCTCTGAGCTACCTTACGATGTGCTGTGGAAGTGGGATGAAGATGACCTCCCCGGACGCTCTAGTAACGTAAGGATAGAAAAATGGCTGCCTCAGTCAGACCTGTTAA GGCATCCTAAAATCAAGGTGTTCATAACGCAAGGAGGTCAACAATCAACAGATGAAGCTATAACAGCAGGAGTACCTCTGATTGGTGTTCCAATGTTGGGGGATCAATGGTTCAACGTAGAGAAGTATATAACACATGAGATTGGAGTCAGGCTTGATATAGAAACGTTGACAGAGGAAGAATTTAAGAATGCCATAACAGAAGTCATTggagataaaaa GTATCGTCAGAACATGAAAAAGTTTGGTGAAATAATCCGTGATGAGCCAATGACACCGTTGGAGCGTGCGGTGTGGTGGACGGAGCACGTGCTGCGTCACGGCGGCGCGCGACATCTGCGCTCTCCCGCCGCCAACATGTCGTGGACGCAGTTCCTCGAACTAGAACTAGTGTTTACTGTATTAAGTGTTGTCttaggttttgttttattattgtcattCCTACTTTATTACTCTTACAagcattttgttttaagtccaaAACAGAAGCTAAAAGACAATTAG
- the LOC110382759 gene encoding uncharacterized protein LOC110382759: protein MMSLALFIFILSITCNDAARILAVFPVPSISHQVVFRPLTQELARRGHEVTVITPDPVFTNGGAPANLTEIDVHFTYEDWKKFYETTSGDDNDLVKQMEIAFDLINRIFEVQMRVDKVQKILKEQKFDLLLLEACARPTLVLSHVFKVPVILVSSFGPLIYNSETIGSAMHPLLYPVNFSQRTNNLSKWDKLVELWRLYRIMNVMQQGELEEQVMGKRLFGPDVPPISELKNNVDMLFLNIHPLWDTNRPVPPSVIYMGGLHQKPQKELPTDLKSYLDSSKNGVVYISFGTNVQPSLLPPEKVQILVKVFSELPYDVLWKWDKDELPGRTSNIRISKWLPQSDLLRHPKIKVFITQGGLQSTDEAITAGVPLIGVPMLGDQWYNVEKYVQHEIGVRLDIETLTEEQFKNAITQVIGDKKYRQNIKKFGQIIRDTPIDPLENAVWWTEHVLRHGGARHLRSPAANISWAEYLELELVLTVLSVVLGFVLLLSFLLYYSYKHFVLSPEQKKLKDNVLHFIHFHLNFEDVNYHAESSSHLFDQITISSRSDFIQFLPFFISEVDVNFCKISWCFSFWEDGIWCDDRDFMSSPGKFLRIVIVICITRNMRSLAFFVLVLTITDNEAARILAVFPVPSISHQIVFRPVIHELAKRGHEVTIITPDPAFPNGGGPATLKEIDVHFTYEEWKKFYEFTSVGDDDQVKQMEAVLKIIIHIFEVQMKVDEVQKVLKEKFDLVFIEALVRPALTLTHIFKVPIIQMSSFGPINFNTATFGSAWHPFLYPMNLSQKINNMTMWEKLQELWTFYQIEKVYEKLEVDEHKMAQRLFGPDVPPLKELKNNVDMMFLNIHPLWDSNRPVPPSVIYMGGVHQKPEKELPKDLKTYLDSSKNGVIYISFGTNVQPSLLPPEKVQILVKVFSELPYDVLWKWDEDELPGRSSNIRIEKWLPQSDLLRHPKIKVYVMQGGLQSTDEAITAGVPLIGFPMLGDQWFNVEKYEQHKIGLRLDLDSLTEEKFKNALNMVIGDESYRQNIKKLGKILNDEPMTPLERAVWWTEHVLRHGGARHLRSPAANMSWTEYLELELVLTVLSVVLVFALSILLLVYKLNKYFSLYLKQRKLKDH from the exons ATGATGTCGCTTGccttgtttatatttatactatCAATTACTTGTAATGATGCGGCTAGAATTCTGGCAGTGTTTCCAGTTCCGTCTATCAGTCATCAAGTAGTGTTCCGACCTCTTACTCAAGAACTTGCCAGGCGAGGACATGAAGTCACGGTCATCACACCAGATCCTGTCTTCACAAATGGAGGAGCACCAGCTAATCTTACAGAAATTGACGTCCACTTCACTTACGAAGACtggaaaaagttttatgaaactACTTCGGGGGATGATAATGATCTAGTGAAACAAATGGAAATAGCATTTGACTTGATAAATAGGATATTTGAAGTTCAGATGAGGGTGGACAaagtgcaaaaaatattgaaagaacAGAAGTTTGATTTGCTGTTATTAGAAGCTTGTGCCAGACCCACGTTGGTTCTGTCTCATGTTTTCAAAGTGCCTGTGATACTAGTGTCATCGTTTGGTCCTCTTATCTATAATTCTGAAACTATTGGATCAGCCATGCATCCTTTGCTGTACCCCGTGAATTTTAGCCAAAGAACTAACAACCTGAGCAAGTGGGACAAATTGGTAGAGTTGTGGAGGTTATACAGAATAATGAATGTGATGCAACAAGGGgagttagaagagcaggtaatGGGCAAAAGATTGTTCGGACCAGATGTACCACCGATAAGTGAATTGAAAAATAACGTTGACATGCTGTTTCTGAATATTCATCCTCTATGGGATACGAATCGTCCAGTTCCTCCGAGTGTAATTTATATGGGTGGTTTGCATCAGAAACCTCAAAAGGAGTTGCCTACA GATCTCAAAAGTTATTTGGACTCTTCAAAGAATGGCGTGGTATACATTAGCTTTGGCACAAATGTACAGCCTTCTCTGTTACCTCCAGAGAAGGTACAAATACTGGTCAAAGTATTCTCTGAGCTACCTTACGACGTGCTGTGGAAGTGGGACAAAGATGAGCTCCCCGGACGTACTAGCAACATTAGGATATCCAAGTGGCTGCCGCAGTCAGACCTATTAA GACATCCGAAAATCAAAGTGTTCATAACACAAGGAGGTCTACAATCAACAGATGAAGCTATAACGGCAGGAGTACCTCTGATTGGTGTTCCAATGTTAGGCGATCAATGGTACAATGTAGAAAAATATGTACAACATGAGATTGGAGTCAGGCTTGATATAGAAACGTTGACGGAGGAACAATTTAAGAATGCAATTACTCAAGTCATTGGGGATAAAAA GTACCGTCAGAACATCAAAAAGTTCGGCCAAATCATCCGGGACACGCCAATAGATCCACTTGAAAATGCAGTATGGTGGACGGAGCACGTGCTGCGTCACGGCGGCGCGCGACATCTGCGCTCTCCCGCCGCCAACATATCGTGGGCAGAATATTTAGAGCTAGAACTAGTGCTTACTGTATTAAGTGTTGTCTTaggttttgttttgctattgtcATTTCTACTGTATTACTCTTACAagcattttgttttaagtccggaGCAGAAGAAGCTAAAAgataat GTTCTGCACTTCATCCACTTTCATTTGAATTTCGAAGACGTCAACTATCATGCTGAAAGCTCCTCTCATTTGTTTGATCAGATCACTATCAGCAGCCGAAGtgattttatacaatttctcCCATTCTTCATAAGTGAAGTGGACGTCAATTTCTGTAAGATTAGCTGGTGCTTCTCCTTTTGGGAAGACGGGATCTGGTGTGATGACCGTGACTTCATGTCCTCGCCTGGCAAGTTCTTGA GAATCGTCATAGTCATCTGTATCACTCGTAATATGAGGTCGCTcgcattttttgttttggttctCACAATAACTGATAATGAAGCGGCTAGAATACTGGCAGTATTTCCAGTGCCCTCAATCAGTCATCAAATAGTATTCCGTCCTGTTATTCACGAACTTGCTAAGCGAGGACATGAAGTTACTATCATCACTCCAGACCCAGCATTTCCAAATGGAGGTGGACCTGCAACTCTCAAAGAAATCGACGTACACTTCACATACGAAGAATGGAAGAAGTTTTATGAATTCACGTCTGTCGGTGATGACGATCAGGTGAAACAAATGGAAGCAGTgctcaaaataataattcacatATTTGAAGTACAAATGAAGGTTGATGAAGTgcaaaaagttttgaaagagAAGTTCGATTTGGTGTTCATAGAAGCTTTGGTCCGACCAGCGTTAACCCTTACACATATTTTCAAAGTGCCTATTATTCAGATGTCTTCATTTGGTCCTATTAATTTTAACACAGCTACTTTTGGATCAGCTTGGCACCCTTTTCTGTATCCAATGAATTTAAGTCAGAAGATCAATAATATGACCATGTGGGAAAAACTGCAAGAGCTATGGACCTTTTATCAAATTGAAAAGGTTTATGAAAAACTTGAAGTAGATGAGCACAAAATGGCTCAACGATTGTTTGGACCAGATGTACCACCTTTAAAGgagttaaaaaataacgttgaTATGATGTTTTTGAACATTCACCCTCTGTGGGATTCCAATCGACCTGTACCTCCTAGTGTCATTTATATGGGTGGAGTGCATCAAAAACCTGAAAAGGAATTGcctaaa GACCTCAAAACTTACTTAGACTCCTCAAAGAATGGTGTGATATACATCAGCTTTGGTACAAATGTGCAACCCTCACTGTTACCTCCAGAGAAGGTACAAATACTGGTCAAAGTATTCTCTGAGCTACCTTACGACGTGCTGTGGAAGTGGGACGAAGATGAGCTCCCCGGACGTTCTAGCAATATTAGGATAGAAAAATGGCTGCCGCAATCAGATCTTTTGA GGCACCCAAAGATCAAGGTTTACGTAATGCAAGGAGGTCTACAATCAACAGATGAAGCTATAACAGCAGGAGTACCTCTAATTGGTTTCCCAATGTTAGGTGATCAATGGTTCAACGTAGAAAAATATGAACAGCATAAAATTGGACTCAGACTTGATCTGGATTCGTTGACtgaagaaaaatttaaaaatgcgCTCAATATGGTCATTGGAGATGAAAG TTATCGTCAAAACATAAAGAAACTTGGCAAAATACTGAACGATGAGCCTATGACACCGTTGGAGCGTGCGGTGTGGTGGACGGAGCACGTGCTGCGTCACGGCGGCGCGCGACATCTGCGCTCTCCCGCCGCCAACATGTCGTGGACAGAATATTTAGAGCTAGAACTAGTTCTTACTGTATTAAGTGTTGTTCTAGTCTTTGCTTTATCAATTTTACTTCTAGTTTATAAGTTGAACaagtattttagtttatatttgAAACAGAGAAAGCTTAAAGATCATtag
- the LOC110382754 gene encoding UDP-glucosyltransferase 2: MISVALFIFTLSVTNNHAAKILAVFPVPSISHQVVFRPLTQELARRGHEVTVITPDPVFPKGEAPANLTEIDVHFTYEEWEKLYKITSAADSDLIKQMRGAFSMIVDVFEIQMKVDEVQNLLKEKFDLILVEACARPAIVLSHIFKAPLIQVSSFGPMNFNVETVGSAWHPLLYPVNLSKRLYNLTMWEKVLELWNFYRLENVMREVECEENKMTRRLFGPNVPTINELQNNVDMLFLNVHPVWEGNRPVPPSVIYMGGMHQKPVKELPEDLKNYLDSSKNSVIYISFGTNVKPSLLPPDRMKILLNVLSQLPYDVLWKWDKDELPGRTSNIKISKWLPQSDLLRHPKIKVFITQGGLQSTDEAITAGVPLIGVPILGDQWYNVEKYEHHKIGVRLDLETLTEEQLDKAINDVIGDKRYRENILKLGQVMFDQPQPPLERAVWWTEHVLRHGGARHLRSPAANMSWTQFLELELVLTVVAVLLPIVFLLSVFVYKIFKYVSVSPKEKIKSN, encoded by the exons ATGATATCGGtcgctttatttatatttacattatcaGTAACAAACAACCATGCAGCTAAAATACTGGCAGTGTTTCCAGTACCGTCTATCAGTCATCAAGTAGTGTTCCGTCCTCTTACTCAAGAACTTGCCAGGCGAGGACATGAAGTCACGGTCATCACACCAGATCCCGTCTTCCCAAAAGGAGAAGCACCAGCTAATCTTACAGAAATTGACGTCCACTTCACTTATGAAGAATGGgagaaattgtataaaatcaCTTCGGCTGCTGATAGTGATCTGATCAAACAAATGAGAGGAGCTTTCAGCATGATAGTTGACGTCTTCGAAATTCAAATGAAAGTGGATGAAGTGCAGAACCTATTGAAAGAGAAGTTCGATTTGATTTTAGTCGAAGCTTGTGCCCGACCAGCTATAGTTCTGTCACATATTTTCAAAGCGCCATTGATTCAAGTGTCTTCATTTGGACCTATGAATTTTAATGTAGAAACTGTAGGATCAGCCTGGCATCCTTTGCTGTATCCAGTGAATTTAAGTAAAAGGTTATATAATTTAACTATGTGGGAGAAAGTCTTAGAGTTATGGAACTTTTATAGACTGGAGAATGTTATGCGTGAAGTAGAGTGTGAAGAAAATAAGATGACTCGACGATTGTTTGGACCAAATGTACCTACGATAAATGAGTTACAGAATAACGTAGATATGCTGTTTTTGAACGTTCATCCTGTATGGGAAGGGAATCGACCAGTTCCTCCAAGTGTTATTTATATGGGTGGTATGCACCAAAAACCTGTGAAGGAATTACCAGAA gatctcaaaaactacttagACTCTTCAAAGAACAGCGTGATATACATCAGTTTCGGTACAAAtgtcaaaccttcactgttgcctCCAGATCGAATGAAAATACTCCTCAATGTCTTATCTCAGCTACCTTACGACGTGCTGTGGAAGTGGGACAAAGATGAGCTCCCCGGACGTACTAGCAATATTAAGATATCCAAGTGGCTGCCACAGTCAGACCTCTTAC GGCATCCAAAAATCAAAGTATTCATAACACAAGGAGGTCTACAATCAACAGATGAAGCTATAACAGCAGGAGTGCCTCTGATTGGTGTTCCAATACTTGGTGATCAATGGTATAATGTAGAAAAATATGAGCATCATAAGATTGGAGTCAGACTTGATTTGGAAACGCTGACTGAGGAACAATTAGACAAAGCAATTAATGACGTCATTGGAGATAAAAG ATATcgtgaaaacattttgaaactcGGGCAAGTAATGTTTGATCAACCACAACCACCGTTGGAGCGTGCGGTGTGGTGGACGGAGCACGTGCTGCGTCACGGCGGCGCGCGACATCTGCGCTCTCCCGCCGCCAACATGTCGTGGACGCAGTTCCTCGAACTAGAACTAGTTCTTACGGTAGTAGCTGTTTTGCTACCAATTGTGTTCCTGTTGTCAgtttttgtgtataaaatatttaagtatgttAGCGTAAGTCctaaagagaaaataaagagCAATTGA